A portion of the Deinococcus peraridilitoris DSM 19664 genome contains these proteins:
- the abc-f gene encoding ribosomal protection-like ABC-F family protein: MHGVSVKRVAKQFGDHKVFEGVSLELSAGDKVALIGANGSGKSTLLRLMAGTERPDVGSVHTSGRVALLGQHAERVAGTVLEAVTPRELLTARAVLEKAQDRLTDPTSAHLEAFSLAEEHYRVLGGYDFEGRAAAVLAGLDLRAELSTAELSGGQGRRVMLAALLLSRAEVWLLDEPTNHLDTESLAWLEAWVRASPAATLVVSHDRAFLDATVTRVAELERGQLHEFRGNYSEAMAVKRTLREAQERQYEAQERKRTALTEEMQRRQSKARSANTYNPSRASDGDKLLAKGKAQNAQNVNASRAKALEKRLEQMCVLKKPYQERARVEVPLPGVPPGPSDVLRVERLGLTRGERVLFTDLSFTLRRGEKLALRGPNGSGKSSLIAALLGQLTPTTGSVVTGHGLSVYWAGQHGEELHGYRTQDEALRAAQPALRTQDLHHLLARLGLPPQPDFVLSGLSGGQHTRLSLARLAVTRASLLILDEPTNHLDLEAIGALEELLREYPGTVLFASHDRRLVEKVATGILTLPTGEVR, from the coding sequence ATGCACGGTGTTTCCGTAAAACGTGTCGCCAAGCAATTTGGCGACCACAAGGTATTCGAAGGCGTGTCGCTTGAGCTGAGCGCGGGCGACAAAGTTGCCCTGATCGGTGCGAATGGCAGCGGGAAAAGCACATTGCTGCGTCTGATGGCGGGCACGGAACGGCCCGACGTGGGCAGCGTGCACACGTCCGGGCGGGTGGCACTGCTGGGCCAGCATGCCGAGCGCGTCGCAGGAACCGTGCTGGAAGCGGTGACACCACGGGAGCTGCTCACTGCCCGCGCCGTCCTGGAAAAAGCGCAGGACCGCCTCACCGACCCCACGTCCGCGCACCTGGAGGCGTTCTCGCTTGCCGAAGAGCATTACCGGGTACTGGGCGGCTACGACTTCGAGGGACGCGCGGCGGCCGTCCTTGCTGGTTTGGATCTGCGCGCTGAATTGAGTACTGCTGAACTCTCGGGCGGTCAGGGACGCCGGGTCATGCTGGCGGCGTTGCTGCTCTCTCGTGCCGAGGTGTGGCTTCTGGACGAACCGACCAACCACCTCGACACGGAAAGCCTGGCGTGGCTGGAGGCGTGGGTGCGCGCTTCTCCTGCGGCAACCCTCGTCGTGTCACACGACCGGGCTTTTCTCGATGCGACCGTGACGCGCGTGGCAGAGCTGGAGCGCGGGCAACTCCACGAGTTCAGGGGCAATTACTCCGAGGCGATGGCGGTCAAGCGTACGCTGCGCGAAGCGCAGGAACGACAGTACGAAGCACAGGAACGCAAACGTACGGCCCTCACCGAGGAGATGCAACGGCGGCAAAGCAAGGCCCGCAGCGCGAACACCTACAACCCGAGCCGTGCGTCCGACGGCGACAAGCTGCTCGCAAAGGGCAAGGCGCAAAACGCCCAGAACGTGAACGCCTCGCGGGCCAAAGCCCTGGAAAAGCGGCTGGAGCAGATGTGCGTGCTGAAGAAACCCTATCAGGAACGCGCACGCGTGGAGGTGCCACTGCCCGGTGTGCCGCCCGGACCCTCGGACGTGCTGCGCGTGGAGCGTCTTGGCCTCACCCGCGGCGAGCGAGTGCTGTTCACCGACCTCAGCTTCACCTTGCGGCGCGGAGAGAAGCTGGCCCTGAGGGGTCCGAACGGCAGCGGCAAGAGTTCCCTGATCGCCGCCCTGCTGGGCCAGCTGACACCGACGACGGGCAGCGTGGTCACCGGTCATGGCCTCAGCGTGTACTGGGCCGGGCAGCATGGCGAGGAGCTGCACGGGTATCGCACCCAGGACGAAGCCTTGCGCGCGGCACAACCGGCGCTTCGTACCCAGGACCTGCACCACCTGCTGGCCCGGCTGGGCTTGCCACCCCAACCGGATTTTGTGCTGAGCGGGCTTTCGGGGGGTCAGCATACGCGTCTGTCTCTTGCACGCCTGGCCGTGACGCGCGCGTCCCTGCTGATACTGGACGAGCCGACCAATCACCTGGACCTGGAAGCCATCGGCGCGCTTGAGGAATTGCTGCGCGAGTACCCTGGCACGGTGCTGTTCGCGTCGCACGACCGCAGGCTGGTCGAAAAGGTGGCCACCGGTATCCTCACGCTCCCCACGGGCGAGGTGCGTTGA
- a CDS encoding threonine aldolase family protein: protein MTQLDTEASRTRLSSQAIDLRSDTVTVPDERMRSAMAQAVVGDDVYGEDATVNQLQAEAAELMGFEAGLFMPSGTMTNQVAIAVHTQRGQEVIVPEGAHVYEWELGMMATFSGVVPRFVPAPAGVPAPESVRAGVRRSIHQSPTGLIVLENTHNKAGGTVVPLEVIHGVREVANSEGIPLHLDGARVMNAAVALGVPLAEITRPFDSVSLCLSKGLGAPVGSVLVGSREFIGRAHRYRKMMGGGMRQAGMLAAAGLLALREGPARLTHDHRRARELAQALVNAGFSVDLSSVQTNMVYATVPGAQARVDAWSAQGVKANALGPDTVRFVLHHQITDEMLTRAIAVLGA from the coding sequence ATGACGCAGCTTGACACAGAAGCATCACGCACTCGGCTTTCCAGCCAGGCCATTGACCTGCGCTCGGATACCGTCACGGTGCCCGACGAGCGCATGCGCAGCGCGATGGCGCAGGCCGTCGTGGGCGACGATGTGTACGGTGAAGACGCCACGGTGAACCAGTTGCAGGCGGAGGCCGCTGAACTCATGGGCTTCGAGGCCGGTCTGTTCATGCCGAGCGGCACCATGACCAATCAGGTGGCCATCGCCGTGCACACGCAGCGCGGCCAGGAAGTGATCGTGCCCGAGGGAGCGCACGTCTACGAGTGGGAGCTCGGCATGATGGCGACCTTCTCGGGCGTTGTGCCGCGTTTCGTGCCTGCGCCGGCCGGAGTACCGGCGCCCGAAAGCGTCCGGGCGGGTGTGCGCCGCTCGATTCACCAGAGCCCCACCGGCCTGATCGTACTGGAAAATACCCACAACAAGGCGGGCGGAACGGTCGTACCCCTGGAGGTCATTCACGGGGTGCGCGAGGTGGCGAACTCTGAGGGAATTCCCCTGCACCTTGACGGCGCGCGGGTGATGAACGCCGCCGTCGCGCTTGGTGTGCCGCTGGCCGAGATCACCCGTCCCTTCGATTCGGTCAGTCTGTGCCTTTCCAAAGGGCTCGGTGCGCCGGTGGGCAGCGTGCTGGTCGGATCACGCGAATTCATTGGGCGCGCTCACCGGTACCGCAAGATGATGGGTGGGGGTATGCGCCAGGCAGGGATGCTGGCGGCCGCCGGCCTGCTGGCCCTGCGCGAAGGGCCCGCCCGACTGACACACGATCATCGCCGTGCCCGTGAATTGGCGCAGGCTTTGGTCAACGCCGGATTCTCGGTCGATTTGAGCAGTGTGCAGACCAACATGGTGTACGCGACCGTCCCGGGCGCGCAGGCCCGGGTCGACGCCTGGAGCGCGCAGGGCGTGAAAGCCAATGCGCTGGGACCGGACACCGTGCGTTTCGTGCTGCATCACCAGATCACCGACGAGATGCTCACGCGCGCCATTGCCGTGCTGGGAGCCTGA